From the Aspergillus puulaauensis MK2 DNA, chromosome 1, nearly complete sequence genome, the window ACTGAGATATTGAACATAAACACCAAGCTGTCTTCTTGTCTAACGTATCTTACTATCAGAATGGCGGAATCTATCACGACACAGAGCAGTCCAGGCGTGGTCAAGGAGTTCCTGGTTGGCACCTCGGGGGGTGTCACCCAGGTCATTATTGGTTCGTACAGAATCTGCTGCTGTTACGAGTGAGCACTGTTGATACGCCCAGGCCAACCGTTCGACATCGTCAAGGTCCGCATGCAAGTCCAGGCAAACAAGTCCGCCATCCAAGTCGCTCGGGACATCTGGAAGCACGAGGGGGCCCTGGCCTTCTACAAGGTAACCCGTGGATTCGCCCGTTACCGCAATCCTGCATAACTGTTACTGACTGACTGACATGAACAGGGAACCCTCCCGCCGCTGCTCGGGGTCGGAGCCTGTGTACGTCCTCCCCCCTTCCTGTTGGCCGGAAGCCCTCCCTCCCTATCTCCCTCCACCTGTTAGCTAACAGATTCTTCCCTCCAGATCAGCATCGTCTACTCAACCTTCCACACAATCTCCCAGGCCATCCACTCCCTCAATGACAACACCGCAACCCCCACCCTAACATCCACCCAAACCTACCTCGCCGGCGGCCTCTCCGGCCTCGCCAACAGCGTCATATCAGGACCCACTGAGCACATCCGAATCCGCCTGCAGACGCAATCTACTCCAAGTCCTGGTTCAGTTCCAGGTGCTGGTCCTGGCTCAGGTTCAGGCGTCTATGGCTGCATCCGGGCTATCCACTCCCAGGCCGGGTTCCGGGGCCTCTACCGTGGCCAGACACCCACCATGCTCCGCGAGTTCGGCAGCTATGGCGTCTGGTTCTGTGTGTACGAGGGGCTTCTTTCCCGGTTGACCGGGGCAAGCCCTGGCGCAGATACACCCGCCGCCTCCATTTCCAGTTCCACTCGCACTGCCTCCACCAGACTCAGCCCTGACACAGATACACGCACAGACGCCGCCTCCAATAACAGCCCACGCAGAGAAGACCTCCCCACGTGGCAAATTGCATCGTGTGGCGCCATCACAGGCCTGGTGCTGTGGTCTGTCAACTACCCGTTCGACGTCGTCAAGAGCAAGATGCAGGCGGACGGGTTTGGGGCTGGGAGGCGGTATGTCAACCTGAGGGATGTTGTGAGGCAGACCTGGAGGGTGGAGGGGGTGAAGGGGTTCTTTAGGGGATTGGGGCCGACGCTTTTCAGGGCTGTGCCTGTTTCTGGCGGGACTTTTGTTGTGTATGTTCTTTCTTACGTTCTCTTTTTATGCCCTTATGGATGGCTGACTGACTATGTATAGGGTTGAGCAGGTGAGGAagattatatagatagatatagatatagatcaTGGGCATTTGAGTTGTGGCTGGGAAGGCTATAGAGACAGTTTCTTCTCTATAAACATTTTTTAGTTTCTTTTTCACAGTAGATGAACGTATATCAGTATCAAACCACCTAAGAGATTCTTCATCCAGCAGATCCCATCTCCCCAACTAACCCCTTAACACACTCCTCTCTCACACAGTCTCAATCTCCTACAGATAGTAGACTAAACAGAATTCGAATTATCCGCACACGACCACGCCGAACTCCCTCCACTCGCCCTATAActctccaccaccccaaCCACACTCCCATAAGTCCCAGCCACCATACAGAACGTCccaatgacaatgacaaagaCACTCCAGCACACCATCGCCACCCACCGCGTCCTCTTCGTAGTCTTTCCCTGCGTCCAGTTATCGTACAGCCACATGCACCCCATCGGCTGGAAGGACATGAGCGTGCCCAGCAGCGCGCCGATCAGGGAGACCAGGCTGTCGAACACGGGGATTGCGCTGGCGATTATGTATGCGATTAGCGTTATGATGGATGTACACCCGAGCCAGGTCAGCCAGTGGGTTggggagtttgaggagaGGTGTTTGGACccgcggaggatgcggatgaagatgatttTTGCGGGGAGCTTGTAATATTAGCATTACATTTTGGGAATGATATTGGAAGTTCAAAAGGGTAGGCATACATGGATAACAAGCATAGTCGTGACCATCAACCCAGGCAGCGAAAAGCCATAAGCAACCTTCTTGACCAACACACCCGCAGACCCTAACGCCGGCGACGCAACATAAGATCCacagtagtagtagattaCCGTCCCGATCACGATGTAGATACCGGTAACGCTGCCCTGGCAGAAGAGCAGAGAGCGAGTATAGTATGCCGGGTCCCGCATTTCGGACACGatcgcgaagaaggccggGGTGCCGCAGTAGGCGAAGATCAGGGACGACACGGCCGTGATGGCCTCCGTGAACGACGGGTTGCCGAAGAGCTTGTAGTCTAATTTCCAGGGGCCGTCGCTCTATGGTGCGGCTACTGGGCGTTCTTGGACGCCTACGGCGATTGTCACGGTGAAGACTGGGTCGTTAGTTGGCGGGCTTGGGGTGATTGATGAGGTCGGCAGCTTACCGGCTATCAGGATACAGATCAGTCCAATCCAGGCGAGGAAGCTCAGTCTGCCGAGGGTGCGGATGCTGCCAAAGGCGAGGCCGATGATGGcggcgacagcgacgaagacCGCGGTGCAGGCTCCGTGGGTTGACACAGCGTTGAGTCCGATGGACAGACTCAGCATTCCTGAGCCGGCAACGAAGATCCAGTCTTGACGGTTAGTACCACATCCTACTCTGCATATGTGGGTGTCATACAGAGAACGAAGGTAGAGCCTAAAAAGGCACGGCCAGCACGGCCAAACATGAGCCCTCCAGCGTCAGCGATCGAGTAGACCTCGCGATGGTTGAGCTTGAAGACACCGATCATGTAGTCGGACCAGGTCGTGATGACGGCGATAGCCAACATACAGATCAACCCGGGGATGAGCCCTAGAGTGTCGTAGGCAGAGGGGATCGAGAGGACACCCAGGCCGATCTGGGTCTTCATCATGAGAGCGACAGTTCCGATCCATCCGACCTGTGATGTTAGTTGCTGTTGCTACCCTGCATAGACCGAAAGTCTGTATAGAGTCATACATCACGGTAGTTGGGACCGCCCTCCGACATCTCACCAAAGACATCGTCGTGCGCCGTGCCAGGGTGGCTCTGGATTTCCCCGAGCATTGACGGCTCGGGGGCGATTTCATCGTGCTCAGTCTTCATTTTCGATGAGTCAAACATGGTGTTTCGTATTGTTGATGGTAAGGGGCGAGGTTGGCCAAGGGTAGAAAGTCCTTTTAAGACAAGGCAGACATCTACATTAGGGCTTACGTAGCACGTAGCAGGCAAAACAAGCAGGGCAAGCCAACTAGGATTCAACTCGGACTATCTCGTCCATTAGATCAGCAGCCAGCATTCAGCCACTGGGCCACTTGAAACGAAAAGGGGTTGAGGTCATAACAAGCCGATGTTATCGAGTCGGGAGGTCAACCGTGCGTTATTTACAACCGGGAGCCCTAGCGATGCGGGGGGGATCGGCCCCCAGCCTGTTGAGATACTGCCCCCAGTACCCCGGAGTAGACCCGGACTTCACTTCTTCGTGGAACGGGCCGGTTTCCTATCTAGTCTGTTGCTGTCCAGGATCCTCCCCCTGACTGGCGTCATTCCAGAAGGACATCCCAGCCTCCATCCGCAGGATCCCGTACATCGAGCTGCTATCCAAGCACTCGCCGGCGTAATCTCGCGCAGATTGCATGTTGCCATGCGCGATCTCCACCCCGGGCAGCCTAGCGTCGACCCTCTTTGCCAGAGATAATGCATGCTCAGCGTCCTTGATACCCAATGAAACTCCAAACCCAGGCCGCGTCTCCAACGGGGGTGCGTAGATACCGCTTGTCAATCTACATGCATCTCGTTTATTAGTTTCTCGATCATTTCCGCGGGAAACCCCCCGGCAGCGAGGTTAGGTTAGGCATCAGCATGATGGTCTCACCTCTTCGAATAACCCCCGGCAACCGGCCCAAAGGACTCGGTAATGAGTTCTTCCATTGCATCGGTCCCAAGCCCCGTTTGCTCTGCAAAGACCTGTGCTTCCCCGACTGCCTCCATCATGCTTAGCGTGACAATATTCctgttgttttgtttctCGTCGTCAGCGTAGCCCAAACCCAAAGCCCGGATTCAGCAGTCGGGCACTCACCCGCCGATCTTCAGCAGCGCCGCGTTCTTTGCTTCCTCCCCACACTCGACAACTTTTCTCCCCATTACCCCTTCGATATACCGGCATACATCGACAGCACGCGGTCTCGGCCCCCCGATAGCAAAGACAAGGGATCCCGATGCCGCTACCGCGGGTCCACCGAAAACCGGGGCCGATAAGAAAACAGCCCCGAGGGCAGATAGGGTCTTAGATACGAGATCAGTGGTATCTGGGTGCACCGTTGAGCAATCGATGAATATCTTCTTATCAAGTGGAGTGTCTGATCTGGTTATGGCGTCGACTGATTGTGTGACGACCTTGTCGTTTGCCAGCTGGCAGCGTGGTTAGTGATGTTTGTTATCAATCCCCGTTAACCATATTAAAGATGTCGTACTCACCATGGTAAATATGATGTCGCATTTTTTAACAAGGTCCAACAGACTTGTCGCAGCGACTGCGCCTAGCTCGTCCAAGGGCTCGCCGGCAGATATCGTCCGGTTGTAGTATGTCAGGCTGGGTTCCAGTGTGTTGAACAGGTAGCGCTGCAGATTCATGGCCATGGGAAGACCCATAGACCCTAGGCCATACTGTTCATTCATTAGCAGTCAATTGATTCATTGTGTGACCAGCAATTACACGCATCAGCGAGTCAACCTACCCAGCCGACGCGCGGTGTTGCCACCCGTTTGAAAAGCATTGTGCGATGTGACTCAAGACAAACAGACAGCGGCCGCGGAATCACATTTTGTACTAATTGCAAGAAATATGGAATCAAGGAGCTGGTGATGTCCTGGTTATGTCGGGAGCATGTCCGATGGTTTCTGGATAGCAGCGAGGGGCAGACCGCGCAGGGCCTCCGACTCCATCGCGGGGCATCGGCCGGCCACCCGAGGGGCGttctgtataatagtgccaGATTCCAGGAAATTGTGCTATAATTTGATCAGACCATCACATATTACCCCTCAgatcttctttattttcccaCCGCTACAAAATGTCCTCCCTTCCTCACGTCCCCCCAGCTGGCGTCTGGGTCCCCGCCGTCACAGCCTTCGACCACAAGACCGACACTCTCGACGTCGAAGCCCACAAGAAATACTGCGCGTACCTGTCCCGCTGCCTCACGGGTCTCGTCATTCTCGGCACAAACGCAGAGGCATTTCTCCTCACGCGCGATGAGCGCGCCCTTGCCATCCGCGCCGCCCGCGAGGCCGTCGGCCCCAAGTACCCTATCATGGCCGGTGTCGGCGCACACTCCACAAAGCAAGTCCTCGAGCTCGCCAATGACGCCGCTGAGGCTGGCGCAAACTACCTCCTTGTCCTTCCCCCAGCTTACTTCGGGAAGGCGACCACAGCCGCGGTAGTCAAGCGTTTCTTCGCAGACATCGCAAACAAGTCGCCCCTGCCGGTGGTCGTGTATAACTTCCCCGGCGTAACAAACGGAGTCGATATCGACTCGGAGACAATCACTGATATCGTACGGGCGTCCGCGGCTGCGTCTCCAACGGGCAAGAGTAACATTGTTGGCGTGAAGCTCACCTGTGCGCAAGTCGCAAAGATCACCCGCTTAACGGCCACTTTCAGCCCAGAGGAGTTTGCTGTATTCGGCGGACAGTCGGACTTCATTATCGGTGGTTTGGCCTCTGGCTCCGCTGGGTGCATTGCTGCGTTCGCGAATGTCGTCCCCAAGACTATAATGCAGATCTACCGACTATACAAGGCAGGGAAGGTGGACGAGGCGCTGGCACTGCACCGGAAGGCTGCGTTGGCTGAGTCCCCGTGCAAGAGCGGGATTGCATCTACCAAGTACGCTGCTGCGATTGTTTCGGCTTCTAGGGCTGGAATCGCAGATGCAGAGGATAAGTTTAGGCCGAGAACTCCATACGAGCCGGCGGGTGACGCGGCCAAGGCAAATGTGCAGAAGGTCATGGCGGAAATCATAGCTATTGAGGATAGCCTATGAGCTGTCTAAAGCCTGTAAAGATATATCATTATGATCATCAAGTCGTTTATAGAGATTAGAAATCAAGTACTCAGGACTTCGCCTCTGAGTATAGTCACCAGATCTGGTTTTCTGTAACTGCATGTGCAACCCAGTCTACATCGCCTGTGTCGATTGATTCCGCTACAGCCATAATCTCGGCTGTTGTTAGGCCGTCATTGAGACTCGGCAGATCCGGAACCCGGTACGCCGGGGGCAATGGCGATGATAGTTCAACCTGATGTAACTTTCTCTGGTCTTCCGGTAGTATTCGATCTGGGGTCAGCTGGTACAGCAAATTGCTCAGCTGTTCAAGCTCAGACTTTCGTAGCTGTGCGATAAGATTCCCCCGGGAAATCATATCATCCAGTATCATGTAGCTCTTATGCAGCCAAGGCCTCCGACTCTCCAAGAGAGAAGAGTCAATTGCCGGAGCCAGTAAAAGTACTACGCTTGAGACAATAGTTGACTCTAAATCAAATGGGAGAAAGCTATCTATAGACTTGTCAGCGCAGCTCTTTATTCGTCAGGACTACTAACCGAGCAGGCTTTGTTCGTGTAAACAGCTGAGTATATTGAGCTGATGTTGCGCGGAGTCGATGCATACTTGAACCAGTCGAAGCACGTTCGCTGACGAGTTTAATGCCTCGAGACAAGCATCGACGGACTGGAACCGCATTTTTAAGAAGCACAATAACAGCGGTCGTGTTGCTAAAACAATACACTATCTCTATTAGCGTACTCCTGGAATGAATGCGAGACATACCTGGTGATAGAGTAAATGCAAATGTGCTGCCATCCTGGACACGCCACTTATAGTCGGCTTGTCCAGTTGCAAGTCAAACGATCTTTGGAGATCAGCAGCCAGGTCCGTCGTACTAGCTAGTGCCGCCTTGGTTCGCACGAGGAATTTTCTGTTCAGTCGTCCATCCATTCCGTATACAGCTAATCAATTAGATCTGGAAACACAGCCCTGGCGGAGTACTTACTGCTATTGATCTCCGCGATAATCTGACACATGCGGATTTGCATGCTCAGAGCGACTACCTTCTGGGGTGACCCAGGAAAGGCAGGGAGTTGGTGGTAGATCTGATTGTCTTGGATTGACTGGGGCAGTCCCATTAAAGACGTCATTTGCCGGTCCAGGACGTAAATTGTCCACCATATTTTGCGGCATCTCTGCACGGTTCCTTCTCCCAGCTGTTGTACCGGCATGTCGGTGTGCATACCCTGGGCCAGGGCAATCCTCATAGCTTGGCCAATCTATACTGTCAGTATTTCTATGAACGTCTGGGGGAAATACATACAAAATTGTGGGCCGAGTTGCGATGATCCAATGACTGAAGATATAACGCCACGCAGCACAGAACCTCGCATGCAATAGTGGAGTCTCTTGAGAGGTGTGTCGAGTCAGGGAGTAGCTGGAGGGCTCGGGTGAAGAACTCGCAACCCGGCGGGCGAGTATCCCGATTTCGCTGAACAATAAGTGCCTTTCCAAGGGCGATGATGACTAGGTAGTGGATATACCATAGCCCATCTAGGGACATCTGCTGTTCGGGGTCTTCGTAAAAGGAATACAGGCCACCCATAAATGTTCCCTCGTCGAAGAGGTGGTATAGTTGTCCGGCATGGAActtgacggcgttgataATGTAGATCGAGTAATCCAGCGTGGGAACTATAGGGGCTTCTTGATAAACTGTTGTCCTCGtgccatcccatcccagatCATATGTGGTGCCGTCAAATATCAAGCTATCTGTTAGAAGAGGAGAATGATATACATGTTCATGTGTCATGCTTAAGATCTTTCGGGCAAAGGACCAGTTTGATGAGGTCCCCAAGTAAACTACATATCCATAAGCATGTTTCAATCATATGTCCATGACAACTTACATGTTTGGCCCGTCGCGGCAGTTGAGAATGCAGATGGGCCAGTCGACAATGGATTCGTTAGCTCTGCCCCTTCCATGTTTTGGGTAAATCGAACGTCGCCAACGGGGTCATCGTCGGGCACTGCAAGGTCAGACCGGCGCCAAAAACGTGTGAAACGCCCTACCATCTTCAGGCCTAGCCCTATCTTGATCCACGAAGCTGCGAGGACTGGATaaatcgtcttcatctttctCTAACAGTGCAACTCTTCTCTGGAGATCGTCGATGAATCTAGCAAGGATTAGGGCTATGCACGGGCAACAGGACAGCAAGATATGACACACCCCCGAGTAACAAGCACTTTCTGATCCCGATCGTCGAAAACACACGTCAGCTTGCGTTTGTGACATGTGTTGCAGGGTTGTAGCCCTGAGCACTTTATCTTCTGCTTGCGGCACCGTTGACAACTGCGGAATAACTCGGTCAGCGAAACAGCTTAGCAGGCGGCATTATAGCGGACCTACGCATTTGTTGAGCGCTTTCTGATTCCGTTCTCTTTGTGAGGCGTATCCATAGCGATAGTAATTTGCGTGGTGTGATGGTAAATCATGCAAGCAGTAAAAGACGCAGCAGCATTGACATTCGACATTGTGTGGCAAAGCGGACCCATTCCGAAATGCGGGGGAAGCGAGTCCAAACGTTGTGGAGACTGGATGCCTTGGACGTCCACGAGCCCTGCTATTCATGGCTATCTTATCAAGGGCAGGGAAAGTTTGCCTTGAATAGGTATATGTTGGAGTCTCAGCTGCTGCAATCCACAGCTTCGATGCATCTTTGATTGGCGGTCGTGTAGTTCCACCATCGGACGCCCTCCCGGTCTCTGATATAGAACACCGGCTGCCCTCCCGATGTGCCATCAGGACGGCGATCCGCTTCCCCAGAGTTCACTCCGGTGTGTCCACCCCATGTCCAGCTGATATACGCTCCACATTCTCCTCGGACAACACTAAATCTCCTCGCAATTGGATCAGTGACCCCAATGCCCCGCGGTGTCAGTCGACTGCATCCGGTGGCGAAAGGTGGGAAATGGACCCCGATATCGTCGGAAACACTGCGATGAAAATTGATATCAGTAATACTGCAAAGTCACCGCTTCGGTCTTCTGCTCCGGTGTCTCGAGGAATGAATGTCTCAGAAAATAAGCCTTTGAGGTGTGAGACTGAAGGAGCCTGTATCCGATTGGGTTTAGCGTTATATTGACGCCCCAGGCACCAAGTATGTATGCACGAGTCTGTGTAGTTAATGGTTTCAGCATTGTAACAAGTTCGCTTCAAGACATAGCACTTGCTTTGAAGTTCGTTCTTGTTTGTATACTGTGAAACCTATCTAAATCAACCCCAAAGTAACAAGCCATGATATAAAGAAATGGCCCTCAACGGAAATCTGCACAAAGGATATAGGAGATATATAAACCAGAAATAACACGCATCAAGTAGACCTTATCCTACAACCACTTCTACTTTCACTTTACAAGACTATTACTCTTCAGATATACAAACAGCATGCCCGATATCCAAATCACCAGCGTCAAGCTCGGTCGACACCTCCGAGTATGGATTCTAGTACTTGGCCCCCCAGGTGCCGAAGACACCACCTACTACTACGTCTTCGAAAGCGAGATCACAGCGCATGGATGCAAGAAATACGTTGACAAGGCGACACTTCATTCCAATTCTCACGTTCTGATCAAGCTACTAAACATCTCTAGGATCGCTTCAGTTCCCGAGGCCAAGAAAGCCGCTGTCCTTGACTGCGCCGATGCTGCTGTAGAatccagcagcaacgacCATACCCCATTGCGGCACTGGCCAACGAGCTTTTCTCGGTCTCTCGAAGAGGCTGGCTTAGCTTATGTTCGGCTAGATGACCTTCGCGCCGTCGAGGACAGGAGTATCTCCCCATTCGTGAGAACCCAGCTGTCGCACATGTTTCAAACCTACGCTGCGTAGGGCATGTAGTTTTTGCATCTAGTGTCTTGCCGGTTTTATGGCATACAGTAAGACTAATGTTATGTGCTTAAACCTACATTATAGCGAGATATTAGATATCCTACTAAATTTGCTTAAATATAGTACAATTGTTGCGAATCTAACACCGCAGTTACACCCAAGCACCTTCTCTAAGTGCAATCAGTATATACAcatttatttttctattttcttCATTTGTTTCCTGTTTGGTTTTATTTAATTcactttattttattattatctttatctaaAAGGAAAGTATCCCGTCCATGGATCCTTCTCTCCTTATTCACCTCGGGGCATAGAGTCGCACCTTCCTAATCTATCCATATATCGTAACCCCCCTGTCCTGACCGACCGTCCCAGCCACCACGTGGTAAGGTCTCGTAGTCCAAGGATAGGTCTGATACGGAGCAGCTTGGCTACTCTACAGGCCTGCATAGGTGCCCGACTGAGACGAAATGCGTCAAGATGGGTTCACTATCAATCGCCTCTACGTCATCTACAATATAACGCTCTAGCTAGGAAAGCCCATCATAGTGGTATACACAGGGCGGAACGGGCACTAGGAGGGATACGTGGGCAAAAAATCAGATAAAAATAAATGAACAAATGAAATGTTAAATATGGTCATAATGCTATAACTAGTCATAACACCAACTATACATGCATAGCGGGTACGAGTTCACCGCCCAGGAGGATATATCAAAGAAATGTTAAGGTATTTACAGCTTGGCAAGCAACTTGTTGCCCTTGGCCAGAAGAACGGCGGCATCGTCAACGAGCTCATCAACGATAGCCTtggcgctcttcttctcgttgACTACAGCAGCGACCTTGCCCATCAGATATGGGCGGGCGTTCTCAAGGTActcgtcatcaacatcatcggGGATGTTCTCCATGTCGTGCTCAACAGGGATGACACCCTTGGAAGTAAGCTGCTTGATCTCCTCGGCGCGGTTGTTCTCCCAGTTGAGGATATACTCGTTCTTGCGCACACGCAGGGGGCGACCCTAGGAAAGTTAGCTTCATCCGACTTCAAATAAAAACGGGCTGGGAGCGTACAGTGAAAATGATAGTGCGGATGTTGTCCTCAAAGCCAGAAGTGCGGACAGCCTCCTGGTGAGCCTTGGGCGCACCGGCCTCCTCGGCAAGAATGAAACGGGTTCCGACCCAGACGCCGGAAGCACCAAGCATAAGAGAAGCAGCAAGAGAGTTACCGTTGAAcagaccaccagcagcaacaacctgGACGGGCTTCTTAGTGAAGGGGCTGATCTTGCCTTCACAGATCTTGGCAACGGTGGGAATGAGAACTGTCGTGGGAACGTCACCAGTGTGGCCAccaccctcaccaccctgGGCGCAAATAATATCGGCACCGATATCAATAGCCTTTTGTGCGTGCTTGGGGTGACCAATCATGTTCATGTATAGGATTCCGTGCTCGTGAAGCCTGTCGACAACGGCCTTGGGGGGAACGCCGACAGCGGAAACGAAGAGTTTAGCGCCACTCtcgatgatgatgtcgacgagTTCGTTGAGCTTTCCCTTTGTGTAATCGTAGCTAATCGCGGTATTTCGTCAGCAGCTGCACTGTACATCCGGCGGAGGTACAAGGACTTACTTTGTCTTGCGCGCGCTTCCACCGacttgaggaaggagaaggtcgacaCCGAATGGAGCGTTTTTGTCGTTCAGGAAGCTCTTCAGCTCGGCAACCTGGTCACGGAGCATTTCAGGAGTGTATCCGACACCTCCGATGACACCGAGTCCACCGGCGTTGGTGACGGCCGCGGCCAACTTGGGCCCGGCAGCCACGTTCATTCCTGCCAGCAGGACGGGGTGGTTGATCTTGAGCAGATCAGTGAGGGTAGTCTGGATTTTCTCTACAAGACAGCGTCAGCATGAAGTTCCAGTGCATCACATCGGCGGGTCACATGGTGCAAGACGGGGAAAACCTACGAGGAGAGGCCATGATGAGGGAGATGCGggtataaaaattattttattctgaAGGTAGGGAGGAAGAATCCGTGAAAGGTATGAAAATAGGAGTAGGCGTCAAAGTGACAggtggaagagatggagaacAATTATAAGCAGGGACACTCGGCCAACCGAGGCGGAGTCGCAGCTTGACAGAAAAGCCTCGGTTGCATCCTCACTGAACGTGCTGAATATGGGGTAATCAGGTCACGTGAATATGACGGACTGCCGAAACAGGGCGGGGGTCCGGCAGTCGGCTGATCGTTTTCATGCCTGAGACATGAGGTGTCGATGGTTTACTTTCACGTGACTCGCGGACTTTTTGATAGCATGACGTATCCACAAGTCGGTTTCATTCACTAATTGCTGTTAAAGACACCAAGCTGTGAAAGAATGAGTGCTGTGTCAGCGGGAAGATGGCGACTATACGCTAGCCCTCAGAACCAAACCCTTCGATTTTGCTCACAGCGCCCAACAAGAGCGTGTGGCTCCCACCTGTCATATCCAAGGTCGTACGGGATCTGGCATAAGAGGTGAATTTCTAACAGCCATTGTATGCATGATATACTTCTAACCCTAATAGAGAGTCTAAATCTGGTATGAGATGCTGTCTGGCCGTCTAATGCCTCCGCTTGTTTGTCGTAGTGCCGGTCTCGAGGCATATGCTAACATCCATTTAGAGCTTCCACGCCGTAGTACAGACTATCGGCGCTCGTTCTCGAAAGCTGATACAGCCATTTGTAGCCATGGGATACCTAACCTCTCGTCAAATACCCGGCAGTTCTCCAATGGTCGACCGAGCTCGTTCAAGACCACAATGGACGCCATCAAACCGTCGCATACGGCATTCATTGCTCT encodes:
- a CDS encoding uncharacterized protein (COG:C;~EggNog:ENOG410PG0F;~InterPro:IPR018108,IPR023395;~PFAM:PF00153) — encoded protein: MAESITTQSSPGVVKEFLVGTSGGVTQVIIGQPFDIVKVRMQVQANKSAIQVARDIWKHEGALAFYKGTLPPLLGVGACISIVYSTFHTISQAIHSLNDNTATPTLTSTQTYLAGGLSGLANSVISGPTEHIRIRLQTQSTPSPGSVPGAGPGSGSGVYGCIRAIHSQAGFRGLYRGQTPTMLREFGSYGVWFCVYEGLLSRLTGASPGADTPAASISSSTRTASTRLSPDTDTRTDAASNNSPRREDLPTWQIASCGAITGLVLWSVNYPFDVVKSKMQADGFGAGRRYVNLRDVVRQTWRVEGVKGFFRGLGPTLFRAVPVSGGTFVVVEQVRKII
- a CDS encoding NAD(P)-dependent oxidoreductase (COG:I;~EggNog:ENOG410PKCT;~InterPro:IPR029154,IPR015815,IPR036291,IPR006115, IPR008927,IPR013328;~PFAM:PF03446,PF14833;~go_function: GO:0016491 - oxidoreductase activity [Evidence IEA];~go_function: GO:0050661 - NADP binding [Evidence IEA];~go_function: GO:0051287 - NAD binding [Evidence IEA];~go_process: GO:0055114 - oxidation-reduction process [Evidence IEA]) codes for the protein MLFKRVATPRVGWYGLGSMGLPMAMNLQRYLFNTLEPSLTYYNRTISAGEPLDELGAVAATSLLDLVKKCDIIFTMLANDKVVTQSVDAITRSDTPLDKKIFIDCSTVHPDTTDLVSKTLSALGAVFLSAPVFGGPAVAASGSLVFAIGGPRPRAVDVCRYIEGVMGRKVVECGEEAKNAALLKIGGNIVTLSMMEAVGEAQVFAEQTGLGTDAMEELITESFGPVAGGYSKRLTSGIYAPPLETRPGFGVSLGIKDAEHALSLAKRVDARLPGVEIAHGNMQSARDYAGECLDSSSMYGILRMEAGMSFWNDASQGEDPGQQQTR
- a CDS encoding uncharacterized protein (COG:E;~EggNog:ENOG410PJ18;~InterPro:IPR013057;~PFAM:PF01490;~TransMembrane:11 (i43-64o70-92i121-144o150-169i181-200o220-241i253-275o295-316i337-359o365-388i400-425o)), with product MKTEHDEIAPEPSMLGEIQSHPGTAHDDVFGEMSEGGPNYRDVGWIGTVALMMKTQIGLGVLSIPSAYDTLGLIPGLICMLAIAVITTWSDYMIGVFKLNHREVYSIADAGGLMFGRAGRAFLGSTFVLYWIFVAGSGMLSLSIGLNAVSTHGACTAVFVAVAAIIGLAFGSIRTLGRLSFLAWIGLICILIAVFTVTIASDGPWKLDYKLFGNPSFTEAITAVSSLIFAYCGTPAFFAIVSEMRDPAYYTRSLLFCQGSVTGIYIVIGTVIYYYCGSYVASPALGSAGVLVKKVAYGFSLPGLMVTTMLVIHLPAKIIFIRILRGSKHLSSNSPTHWLTWLGCTSIITLIAYIIASAIPVFDSLVSLIGALLGTLMSFQPMGCMWLYDNWTQGKTTKRTRWVAMVCWSVFVIVIGTFCMVAGTYGSVVGVVESYRASGGSSAWSCADNSNSV
- a CDS encoding dihydrodipicolinate synthase family protein (COG:E;~EggNog:ENOG410PM2D;~InterPro:IPR002220,IPR013785;~PFAM:PF00701;~go_function: GO:0003824 - catalytic activity [Evidence IEA];~go_function: GO:0016829 - lyase activity [Evidence IEA]); the protein is MSSLPHVPPAGVWVPAVTAFDHKTDTLDVEAHKKYCAYLSRCLTGLVILGTNAEAFLLTRDERALAIRAAREAVGPKYPIMAGVGAHSTKQVLELANDAAEAGANYLLVLPPAYFGKATTAAVVKRFFADIANKSPLPVVVYNFPGVTNGVDIDSETITDIVRASAAASPTGKSNIVGVKLTCAQVAKITRLTATFSPEEFAVFGGQSDFIIGGLASGSAGCIAAFANVVPKTIMQIYRLYKAGKVDEALALHRKAALAESPCKSGIASTKYAAAIVSASRAGIADAEDKFRPRTPYEPAGDAAKANVQKVMAEIIAIEDSL